One genomic region from Streptomyces venezuelae encodes:
- the greA gene encoding transcription elongation factor GreA, translating to MTQTSDNVTWLTQEAYNKLKGELEYLSGPARTEIAAKIAAAREEGDLRENGGYHAAKEEQGKQELRVRQLTQLLQHAKVGEAPADDGVVEPGMVVTIAFDGDEDDTMTFLLASREYASDDIETYSPQSPLGVGVNGKKAGDDAEYELPNGKKATVKILSAKPYTG from the coding sequence GTGACCCAGACCAGCGACAACGTCACCTGGCTCACCCAGGAGGCGTACAACAAGCTCAAGGGTGAGCTTGAGTACCTGTCTGGTCCCGCGCGTACCGAGATCGCGGCCAAGATCGCCGCCGCGCGCGAAGAGGGGGACCTGCGCGAGAACGGCGGGTACCACGCGGCCAAGGAGGAGCAGGGCAAGCAGGAGCTCCGGGTCCGCCAGCTCACCCAGCTGCTCCAGCACGCCAAGGTCGGCGAGGCCCCGGCGGACGACGGCGTCGTCGAGCCCGGCATGGTCGTCACGATCGCCTTCGACGGCGACGAGGACGACACGATGACCTTCCTGCTCGCCTCCCGCGAGTACGCGAGCGACGACATCGAGACCTACTCGCCGCAGTCGCCGCTCGGCGTCGGTGTCAACGGCAAGAAGGCCGGTGACGACGCCGAGTACGAGCTGCCGAACGGCAAGAAGGCCACGGTGAAGATCCTCAGCGCCAAGCCGTACACCGGCTGA
- a CDS encoding protein kinase domain-containing protein, producing the protein MGEVLGPLREGTPRQIGPYEVLARLGAGGMGEVFLARGGSDGVFVAVKTVRRDVAGDPAFRDRFRREIRVAALVSSPYAAAPVGGDADTEVPWLATAYVPGPSLSQAVRRGGALPVATVRALGAGVARALADLHAAGVLHRDLKPGNVMLSVDGPRLIDFGIARSSTATTMTATGVMVGTPAFMSPEHVAGARRVTAASDVFCLGSLLCYAATGEDPFGDGPLAAVLYRVSQAEADLSRVPEELREVVAACLALDPANRPTPERLAELLEADAGRRFPWPEGVREHIGEYGTELAQLVASGGPLLEAAPATGPGVTPAVPGLHSVPTLGPVSRPDARPDTRPDTPPRRRRRRVLAAALTLAVVAGGLGTYLLWPEGETKKPQSPPQAAPPAAPRIAGVDDRGLADASGVVPQNAAQRPAGWKPWQAKLSAPAHGCSAGEKVLVCRTTDGRYEALDPASGKRLWGAKVDSETPLESYMSERAVFFVARDSTRPTVHHGNVVLVTGRKLQVRDARTGAVRWEKLALGPQYMWDTRPLVGDGIVFAATEVMDDIDEDQVAFTAYSLTDGKELWTKGLTNADISNAERRGYEPVAYAKGIVYALSQGGLVAYDGKTGTLLGEADPAARECLDIKVLAGSGYCASYDRTRNAKVQLHALDARTLAARASMPAPLASVAPSVVGPNAVVTSGKEVAVLDPRTGRTLVSHPVKAAPAGLGQAVSSPLLAGDQVVYADFSSLYTVRLGAGGKPAGLKVTPVPGAPGPRVPEENPVPGYGDIVSKQVRAPEVLPVGGIAYIVYDKGAVASVELPE; encoded by the coding sequence ATGGGCGAAGTGCTGGGACCGCTGCGTGAGGGAACGCCACGGCAGATCGGACCGTACGAGGTGCTGGCCCGGCTCGGCGCCGGCGGCATGGGCGAGGTCTTCCTCGCCCGCGGTGGGTCCGACGGCGTCTTCGTCGCCGTGAAGACCGTCCGGCGCGATGTCGCCGGCGACCCCGCCTTCCGGGACCGCTTCCGGCGCGAGATCCGGGTCGCGGCGCTCGTCTCCAGCCCGTACGCCGCCGCGCCCGTCGGCGGCGACGCCGACACCGAGGTGCCCTGGCTCGCCACCGCGTACGTCCCGGGACCCAGCCTCTCCCAGGCCGTGCGGCGCGGCGGCGCGCTGCCCGTCGCCACCGTGCGCGCCCTCGGCGCCGGGGTCGCCCGCGCCCTCGCCGACCTGCACGCGGCCGGGGTCCTGCACCGGGACCTCAAGCCCGGCAACGTCATGCTCTCCGTCGACGGCCCCCGGCTCATCGACTTCGGCATCGCCCGCAGCAGCACCGCCACCACCATGACCGCCACGGGGGTGATGGTCGGCACGCCCGCCTTCATGTCCCCCGAGCACGTGGCGGGCGCCCGGCGGGTCACGGCCGCGTCCGACGTCTTCTGCCTCGGCTCGCTGCTCTGTTACGCGGCGACCGGCGAGGACCCCTTCGGCGACGGGCCGCTCGCCGCCGTCCTGTACCGGGTCTCGCAGGCCGAGGCCGACCTGAGCCGGGTGCCGGAGGAGCTGCGCGAGGTCGTCGCCGCCTGCCTCGCCCTCGATCCCGCGAACCGGCCCACGCCGGAGCGGCTCGCGGAGCTGCTCGAAGCGGACGCCGGGCGGCGCTTCCCGTGGCCGGAGGGCGTACGGGAGCACATCGGCGAGTACGGGACGGAGCTCGCCCAGCTCGTCGCCTCGGGCGGACCGCTCCTGGAGGCCGCGCCCGCGACGGGCCCCGGCGTCACGCCTGCCGTGCCCGGGCTGCACTCCGTACCGACGCTGGGGCCCGTCTCGCGGCCCGACGCGCGGCCCGACACGCGGCCCGACACGCCTCCGCGCCGACGGCGGCGGCGGGTGCTCGCCGCCGCCCTGACCCTCGCCGTCGTGGCCGGCGGCCTCGGCACCTACCTGCTGTGGCCTGAGGGCGAGACGAAGAAGCCGCAGTCCCCTCCGCAGGCCGCGCCGCCCGCCGCGCCGCGCATCGCCGGTGTGGACGACCGGGGTCTGGCCGACGCCTCGGGCGTGGTCCCGCAGAACGCGGCCCAGCGGCCGGCGGGCTGGAAACCCTGGCAGGCGAAGCTGAGCGCGCCCGCGCACGGCTGCTCCGCCGGGGAGAAGGTGCTGGTGTGCCGGACGACGGACGGGCGGTACGAGGCGCTCGACCCGGCGAGCGGGAAGCGGCTGTGGGGGGCGAAGGTCGACTCGGAGACCCCCCTGGAGTCGTACATGAGCGAGCGCGCCGTGTTCTTCGTGGCCCGGGACAGCACCCGGCCCACCGTCCACCACGGGAACGTGGTGCTCGTCACCGGACGGAAGCTCCAGGTGCGGGACGCCCGGACGGGCGCGGTGCGCTGGGAGAAGCTGGCCCTCGGCCCGCAGTACATGTGGGACACGCGGCCGCTGGTGGGCGACGGGATCGTCTTCGCCGCGACGGAGGTGATGGACGACATCGACGAGGATCAGGTGGCCTTCACCGCCTACTCGCTCACCGACGGCAAGGAGCTGTGGACCAAGGGGCTCACCAACGCGGACATCTCCAACGCCGAACGGCGCGGCTACGAGCCGGTGGCCTACGCGAAGGGGATCGTCTACGCCCTGAGTCAGGGCGGCCTCGTCGCGTACGACGGGAAGACGGGCACGCTGCTCGGCGAGGCCGACCCGGCCGCCAGGGAGTGCCTCGACATCAAGGTCCTCGCCGGGTCCGGGTACTGCGCGAGCTACGACCGCACGCGGAACGCGAAGGTGCAGCTCCACGCGCTGGACGCCCGCACGCTCGCCGCCAGGGCCTCGATGCCCGCGCCGCTCGCCTCGGTCGCTCCCTCCGTCGTCGGCCCGAACGCCGTCGTCACCTCCGGCAAGGAGGTGGCCGTCCTCGACCCGCGCACCGGCAGGACCCTGGTCTCCCACCCTGTGAAGGCCGCGCCCGCCGGTCTCGGCCAGGCCGTGTCCTCGCCGCTGCTCGCCGGCGACCAGGTCGTGTACGCCGACTTCTCCTCGCTCTACACCGTGCGCCTCGGGGCGGGCGGGAAGCCCGCCGGACTGAAGGTCACGCCGGTGCCGGGGGCGCCGGGGCCGCGCGTCCCGGAGGAGAACCCGGTCCCGGGCTACGGCGACATCGTGTCGAAGCAGGTCCGGGCACCGGAGGTCCTGCCGGTGGGCGGGATCGCGTACATCGTCTACGACAAGGGGGCCGTGGCCTCCGTCGAGCTGCCCGAGTAA
- a CDS encoding protein kinase domain-containing protein — translation MLKALPSGAPPQLVGPYRLLARIGAGGMGEVHLACRADEPTADPYRMVAVKTVREDLEVDGDFRTRFRREITAARTVDGPGVARLVDADADAPSPWLATEYVPGPSLAEAVVRSGALPVAAVRALGTALATALADVHRLKVLHRDLKPANVLLGAAGPKLIDFGIAQAFEATALTSTGLVVGSPGFMSPEHLVGSRAVVPASDVFCLGAVLAFAASGQGPFHDYEMAAVIYRISRADAELSAVPEELRPVVERCLLLDPAERPSAEELVALLGGGGVPEVFPWPGGVLSLLAEYGEAARNIGEAAASGAGVADLPTLGPVVPYSPTAVTDRPVTPAAPAPVERKRRRRGAVVAGVVAVAVLAAVGVVLTRQTDGPGGTGGVAGPSASTTGPSASGNPAPQTLSQVVLPYGGTGHTNDFGKAATSRSHRPAGWSPWTARTEATDGACTLSPKVLVCTGAGGALVGLNAANGHELWKLPARTNGDGLRATAQYPAIVGDRVYLAGAEGVVAYGLQNGRKQGTVAGPGADWAVKGSDFTDGVLYTTYINLSEEKEAGLVTAVRLGGEGKQVGHELWRSPLGALPEQPVAANGRVYVPLGIVPVALDAATGKETARGPEGCQRFTVPEKSGSLLCLDTRSGVTVLDGTTLRAVRSFGEGVTAGPAVNADGLVAVVSGERLVTYDLASGRERWDAMSPVPQSTPARVYFAGDRVLTMAKDMVVSFPQDGPASSDDVKEFRPNLPDDFDPQALGDVLLAGGAAFLAFPDGLVLSGYLP, via the coding sequence GTGTTGAAGGCACTCCCGTCCGGCGCGCCCCCGCAGCTCGTCGGCCCCTACCGGCTGCTCGCCCGGATCGGCGCGGGCGGCATGGGCGAGGTGCATCTCGCCTGCCGGGCCGACGAGCCGACGGCCGATCCGTACCGGATGGTCGCCGTGAAGACCGTACGGGAGGACCTGGAGGTCGACGGGGACTTCCGGACCCGGTTCCGGCGGGAGATCACCGCGGCGCGGACCGTGGACGGGCCGGGGGTCGCGCGGCTGGTGGACGCCGACGCCGACGCGCCCTCGCCGTGGCTCGCCACCGAGTACGTGCCCGGGCCCTCGCTCGCCGAGGCCGTCGTACGGTCCGGGGCGCTGCCCGTCGCGGCCGTGCGGGCCCTCGGGACCGCGCTCGCCACGGCCCTCGCGGACGTCCACCGGCTGAAGGTGCTGCACCGGGACCTCAAGCCCGCGAACGTCCTCCTCGGCGCGGCCGGTCCGAAGCTGATCGACTTCGGCATCGCCCAGGCCTTCGAGGCGACCGCGCTGACCTCGACCGGGCTCGTCGTGGGCTCCCCCGGATTCATGTCGCCGGAGCACCTCGTGGGGAGCCGGGCCGTCGTGCCCGCGTCGGACGTCTTCTGCCTCGGTGCCGTGCTCGCTTTCGCCGCGAGCGGCCAAGGGCCGTTCCACGACTACGAGATGGCGGCCGTGATCTACCGGATCAGTCGTGCGGACGCCGAACTGTCCGCGGTTCCGGAGGAGTTGCGGCCGGTCGTGGAGCGCTGTCTGCTGCTCGATCCGGCGGAGCGGCCGTCGGCGGAGGAGTTGGTTGCCCTGCTCGGGGGCGGGGGTGTGCCCGAGGTGTTCCCCTGGCCCGGCGGGGTGTTGTCGCTGCTCGCCGAGTACGGGGAGGCCGCGAGGAACATCGGGGAGGCGGCGGCCTCGGGGGCGGGCGTCGCGGACCTGCCGACGCTCGGCCCCGTCGTGCCGTACTCCCCCACGGCCGTGACGGACCGGCCGGTGACCCCGGCGGCTCCGGCGCCGGTGGAGCGGAAGCGCCGCAGGCGCGGCGCGGTGGTCGCGGGCGTGGTGGCGGTGGCGGTCCTCGCGGCGGTGGGCGTCGTGCTGACGCGGCAGACGGACGGGCCCGGAGGGACGGGAGGGGTCGCGGGGCCGAGCGCGAGCACCACGGGCCCGAGCGCCTCCGGGAACCCTGCGCCGCAGACCCTGAGCCAGGTCGTCCTGCCGTACGGCGGCACGGGGCACACCAACGACTTCGGCAAGGCGGCGACGAGCCGCTCGCACCGCCCGGCGGGCTGGTCGCCCTGGACCGCCCGGACCGAGGCGACCGACGGCGCCTGCACCCTCTCCCCGAAGGTGCTCGTCTGCACGGGCGCGGGCGGCGCGCTGGTGGGGCTGAACGCGGCGAACGGGCATGAGCTGTGGAAGCTCCCGGCCCGCACGAACGGGGACGGGCTGCGGGCGACCGCCCAGTACCCGGCGATCGTCGGGGACCGGGTGTATCTGGCCGGGGCCGAGGGAGTGGTCGCGTACGGCCTTCAGAACGGCAGGAAGCAGGGGACGGTCGCCGGGCCCGGGGCCGACTGGGCCGTGAAGGGGAGCGATTTCACGGACGGCGTGCTCTACACGACGTACATCAACCTGTCGGAGGAGAAGGAGGCCGGGCTGGTGACGGCGGTGCGGCTCGGAGGCGAGGGGAAGCAGGTGGGCCACGAGCTGTGGCGGAGCCCGCTGGGCGCGCTGCCCGAGCAGCCGGTGGCGGCGAACGGGCGGGTGTACGTGCCGCTCGGGATCGTGCCGGTGGCGCTGGACGCGGCGACCGGGAAGGAGACGGCGCGCGGGCCGGAGGGCTGTCAGCGGTTCACGGTGCCCGAGAAGAGCGGAAGTCTGCTCTGCCTGGACACCCGGAGCGGCGTGACCGTGCTCGACGGGACGACCCTGCGGGCCGTGCGGTCCTTCGGTGAGGGGGTGACGGCCGGGCCCGCCGTGAACGCGGACGGCCTGGTCGCGGTGGTCAGCGGTGAGCGGCTGGTCACGTACGACCTGGCGAGCGGCAGGGAGCGGTGGGACGCCATGTCGCCCGTTCCGCAGTCCACCCCGGCGCGTGTGTACTTCGCGGGTGACCGCGTCCTCACCATGGCGAAGGACATGGTCGTCTCCTTTCCGCAGGACGGGCCGGCCTCGTCGGACGACGTCAAGGAGTTCCGGCCGAACCTGCCCGACGACTTCGACCCCCAGGCCCTCGGAGACGTCCTGCTGGCCGGCGGGGCGGCCTTCCTGGCCTTCCCCGACGGCCTCGTCCTCTCCGGCTATCTGCCCTGA
- a CDS encoding ABC transporter permease, translating into MNDSLVIAKRNLIRMTRIPEMILFGLIQPVMFVILFTYVFGGSMSIGGSTDPDVYKNFLMAGIFAQTVTFATAGAGAGIADDMHKGLIDRFRSLPMARGAVLTGRTLADLVQTALTLLVLAIVALIIGWRPGYAEPTNFGRVMAGFGLLLLLGYAFTWIGALIGLSVRTPEAATSGGLIWLFPVTFISNAFVDSSQMPSWLQPIAEWNPFSATVQACRTLFGDPGVSPSDAWPMQHPVWASLIYSVLIVAIFRTLSVRKYRRADG; encoded by the coding sequence ATGAACGACTCCCTGGTCATCGCCAAGCGGAACCTCATCCGCATGACCCGGATCCCCGAGATGATCCTCTTCGGGCTGATCCAGCCGGTGATGTTCGTGATCCTCTTCACGTACGTCTTCGGCGGCTCGATGAGCATCGGCGGCAGCACCGACCCGGACGTCTACAAGAACTTCCTGATGGCCGGCATCTTCGCCCAGACCGTCACCTTCGCCACGGCCGGCGCGGGCGCCGGCATCGCGGACGACATGCACAAGGGCCTCATCGACCGCTTCCGCTCGCTGCCGATGGCGCGCGGCGCGGTCCTCACCGGCCGCACCCTCGCCGACCTCGTCCAGACGGCGCTGACGCTCCTGGTCCTCGCGATCGTCGCGCTGATCATCGGCTGGCGCCCGGGCTACGCGGAGCCGACCAACTTCGGCAGGGTCATGGCCGGCTTCGGCCTGCTGCTCCTCCTCGGCTACGCCTTCACCTGGATCGGCGCCCTCATCGGCCTCTCGGTCCGCACCCCGGAGGCGGCGACGTCCGGCGGCCTGATCTGGCTCTTCCCGGTCACGTTCATCTCGAACGCGTTCGTGGACTCCAGCCAGATGCCGTCCTGGCTCCAGCCGATCGCCGAGTGGAACCCCTTCAGCGCCACCGTCCAGGCCTGCCGCACGCTCTTCGGCGACCCGGGCGTCTCCCCGTCCGACGCCTGGCCGATGCAGCACCCGGTGTGGGCGTCGCTGATCTACTCGGTCCTGATCGTCGCGATCTTCCGCACGCTCTCGGTCCGCAAGTACCGCCGGGCGGACGGCTGA
- a CDS encoding ATP-binding cassette domain-containing protein: MPGAIYAEGLVKTFGDVRALDGVDLDVPEGTVLGLLGPNGAGKTTTVRVLTTLLQPDSGRAVVAGVDVLRHPEAVRRSIGLSGQFAAVDEYLTGRENLQMVGQLYQMKAKAAKARADELLERFLLADAADRTAKTYSGGMRRRLDLAAALVVSPPVMFMDEPTTGLDPRNRQALWEVIKELVAGGTTLLLTTQYLEEADHLAHDICVVDHGKVIARGTSDQLKAQTGGERVEVVVHEPEMIAGARGVLGRYGIAGRGPDEVSVEDHTRKLTVPVSGGAKLLAEVIRDLDAVGVEIDDIGLRRPTLDDVFISLTGHAAALTEEENGGAPPKDGRGQDGRGRRQTKETAK; encoded by the coding sequence ATGCCAGGCGCGATCTACGCCGAGGGTCTGGTGAAGACCTTCGGTGACGTACGAGCTCTGGACGGCGTCGACCTCGACGTACCCGAGGGCACGGTCCTGGGCCTCCTCGGCCCGAACGGCGCGGGGAAGACCACCACCGTCCGCGTGCTGACGACGCTGCTCCAGCCCGACAGCGGCAGGGCCGTCGTCGCCGGGGTCGACGTCCTCAGGCATCCCGAAGCGGTCCGCCGCTCGATCGGCCTCTCCGGCCAGTTCGCCGCTGTCGACGAGTACCTCACCGGCCGCGAGAACCTGCAGATGGTCGGCCAGCTGTACCAGATGAAGGCGAAGGCGGCGAAGGCCAGGGCCGACGAGCTGCTGGAACGATTCCTCCTCGCGGACGCCGCCGACCGCACCGCCAAGACGTACTCCGGCGGCATGCGCAGACGCCTCGACCTCGCGGCGGCCCTCGTCGTCTCCCCGCCCGTCATGTTCATGGACGAGCCGACCACCGGCCTCGACCCGCGCAACCGGCAGGCGCTCTGGGAGGTCATCAAGGAGCTCGTCGCGGGCGGCACGACACTGCTCCTCACCACCCAGTACCTGGAAGAGGCCGACCACCTCGCCCACGACATCTGCGTCGTCGACCACGGCAAGGTCATCGCGCGCGGCACCTCCGACCAGCTCAAGGCCCAGACGGGCGGCGAGCGCGTCGAGGTCGTCGTCCACGAACCGGAGATGATCGCGGGCGCCCGCGGCGTCCTCGGCCGTTACGGCATCGCGGGCCGCGGCCCGGACGAGGTCTCCGTGGAGGACCACACCCGCAAGCTCACCGTCCCCGTCTCCGGCGGCGCCAAGCTGCTCGCCGAGGTCATCCGCGACCTGGACGCCGTCGGCGTCGAGATCGACGACATCGGCCTGCGCCGCCCCACCCTCGACGACGTCTTCATCTCCCTGACCGGCCACGCGGCCGCGCTCACGGAGGAGGAGAACGGCGGCGCGCCCCCGAAGGACGGCCGCGGGCAGGACGGCCGCGGCCGCCGGCAGACGAAGGAGACGGCCAAGTGA
- the ilvA gene encoding threonine ammonia-lyase — protein sequence MSFRTRDPLHHLMLDDVRGAQKMLSGVARMTAMEGSRHLSSLVGAPVHLKCENLQRTGSFKLRGAYVRIAGLRPEERAAGVVAASAGNHAQGVALASKLLGVHATVFMPVGAPLPKVAATREYGAEVRMHGHVVDETLAAAEAYARETGAVFIHPFDHPDIIAGQGTVGLEILEQCPEVRTILVGIGGGGLAAGVGLAVKWLRPDVKVIGVQAEGAAAYPPSLAAGHPVVIESPVTMADGIKVGRPGDVPFALVQEYVDEVRTVSEDDLSSALLLCLERAKLVVEPAGASPVAAILADPKAFQGPVVAILSGGNVDPLLLQRILRHGMAAGGRYLSLRLRVTDRPGALATLLAVLTVVDANVLDVSHVRTDPRLGLTEAEVELHLETKGPEHCREVAEALRDAGYTVLG from the coding sequence ATGAGCTTCCGTACGCGAGACCCCTTGCACCACCTCATGCTGGACGACGTGCGCGGGGCGCAGAAGATGCTGTCCGGGGTGGCGCGGATGACCGCGATGGAGGGCAGCCGCCACCTGTCGTCGCTGGTGGGGGCGCCCGTCCACCTCAAGTGCGAGAACCTCCAGCGGACGGGCTCCTTCAAGCTGCGCGGGGCGTACGTGCGGATCGCGGGGCTGCGGCCCGAGGAGCGGGCCGCCGGGGTCGTCGCCGCCTCGGCGGGCAACCACGCGCAGGGCGTCGCGCTCGCCTCGAAACTGCTCGGTGTGCACGCGACGGTCTTCATGCCGGTCGGCGCTCCGCTGCCGAAGGTCGCGGCCACCCGGGAGTACGGCGCCGAGGTCCGGATGCACGGCCATGTCGTCGACGAGACGCTGGCGGCGGCGGAGGCGTACGCGCGGGAGACGGGCGCGGTCTTCATCCACCCCTTCGACCACCCCGACATCATCGCGGGGCAGGGCACGGTCGGCCTGGAGATCCTGGAGCAGTGCCCGGAGGTCCGGACGATCCTCGTGGGCATCGGCGGCGGCGGTCTCGCGGCCGGTGTGGGCCTCGCGGTGAAGTGGCTGCGCCCGGACGTGAAGGTGATCGGTGTGCAGGCGGAGGGCGCGGCCGCGTACCCGCCGTCGCTGGCCGCCGGGCATCCGGTGGTGATCGAGTCGCCGGTGACGATGGCGGACGGGATCAAGGTGGGCCGCCCGGGCGACGTGCCGTTCGCGCTGGTCCAGGAGTACGTGGACGAGGTCCGCACCGTCTCCGAGGACGACCTGTCCTCGGCGCTGCTGCTCTGCCTGGAGCGGGCGAAGCTGGTCGTCGAACCGGCCGGCGCCAGCCCGGTGGCGGCGATCCTGGCCGACCCGAAGGCCTTCCAGGGGCCCGTGGTCGCGATCCTGTCCGGCGGGAACGTCGACCCGCTGCTCCTCCAGCGGATCCTGCGGCACGGCATGGCCGCCGGGGGCCGCTATCTGAGCCTGCGGCTGCGGGTGACGGACCGGCCGGGGGCGCTGGCGACCCTGCTCGCGGTCCTCACGGTCGTCGACGCGAACGTCCTCGACGTGAGCCATGTGCGGACGGACCCGCGCCTGGGCCTGACGGAGGCGGAGGTCGAGCTGCACCTGGAGACGAAGGGCCCGGAGCACTGCCGGGAGGTGGCGGAGGCGCTGCGGGACGCGGGCTACACGGTCCTCGGCTGA
- a CDS encoding MarR family winged helix-turn-helix transcriptional regulator, with translation MPTSQDMTTELDPGLLDALQHQVAVFARRAEQTRLGGTGQLRNSMDRAAYLLLNRLDQEGPMGVKALAAGMGIDSSTVTRQVAPLVDTGLVKRTSHPEDGRAVVLQLSPRGLARLEEVRSSRRQLMVEVTDGWTQEERESFCTLLTRFNTALSARQSAHSGHGTGGTGTESAPTS, from the coding sequence ATGCCCACATCTCAGGACATGACGACTGAGCTCGACCCCGGTCTCCTCGACGCCCTCCAGCACCAGGTGGCCGTCTTCGCCCGCCGGGCCGAGCAGACCCGCCTCGGCGGCACGGGGCAGCTCCGCAACTCCATGGACCGGGCCGCCTACCTCCTCCTCAACCGGCTTGACCAGGAAGGGCCGATGGGCGTCAAGGCACTCGCGGCGGGCATGGGGATCGACTCGTCCACGGTCACCCGGCAGGTCGCCCCGCTCGTCGACACCGGCCTGGTCAAGCGGACCTCGCACCCGGAGGACGGGCGCGCGGTCGTGCTCCAGCTGTCGCCGCGCGGCCTCGCCCGCCTGGAGGAGGTCCGCTCCTCGCGCCGCCAGCTGATGGTGGAGGTCACGGACGGCTGGACGCAGGAGGAGCGCGAGTCCTTCTGCACGCTGCTCACGCGCTTCAACACCGCCCTGTCCGCACGGCAGTCGGCCCACTCGGGGCACGGCACGGGCGGTACGGGGACGGAGTCCGCACCGACCTCTTGA
- a CDS encoding sigma factor-like helix-turn-helix DNA-binding protein has product MREHRSGPGDRTRHRPHGEPSHRTREFEAFVAGAAGRLLHAATLLTAESRTSNPHARALLGAALAHTYAVWGRLRDEDPYDLARRDLAARFARTAWRHHGGRGPLAALGPQERLVVVLRLYEGVAEEQVAALLGLSEARVRAVCARSVAALRAAARAPRGEAAA; this is encoded by the coding sequence GTGCGAGAGCATCGGAGCGGACCCGGCGACCGGACCCGCCACCGTCCACACGGCGAACCGTCCCACCGCACACGGGAGTTCGAGGCGTTCGTGGCCGGGGCCGCGGGCCGGCTGCTGCATGCCGCGACCCTGCTCACCGCCGAGTCCCGCACCTCCAACCCGCATGCCAGGGCCCTGCTGGGCGCCGCCCTCGCGCACACGTACGCGGTGTGGGGGCGGCTGCGCGACGAGGACCCGTACGACCTCGCGCGCCGCGACCTCGCGGCCCGCTTCGCCCGCACCGCGTGGCGCCACCACGGCGGCCGGGGCCCGCTGGCCGCGCTCGGCCCGCAGGAACGGCTCGTGGTCGTGCTCCGGCTGTACGAGGGCGTGGCCGAGGAACAGGTCGCCGCACTGCTCGGGCTCTCCGAGGCGCGCGTCCGCGCCGTCTGCGCGCGCTCGGTGGCCGCGCTCCGGGCGGCGGCACGTGCCCCGCGCGGGGAGGCCGCCGCATGA
- a CDS encoding DUF1059 domain-containing protein produces MTRKVADCRNTPSLMNCTLAISGEEEEVVRAAAEHAVSVHGHEDTPELRKWIRSELEDEKVPA; encoded by the coding sequence ATGACCAGGAAAGTCGCCGACTGCCGCAATACTCCCAGCCTCATGAACTGCACCCTCGCCATCAGCGGCGAGGAGGAGGAAGTGGTACGGGCCGCCGCCGAGCACGCGGTCTCCGTCCACGGTCACGAGGACACCCCAGAGCTGCGGAAGTGGATCCGCTCGGAACTGGAGGACGAGAAGGTCCCCGCCTGA
- a CDS encoding cystathionine gamma-synthase gives MSDQHSHQNFETRAIHAGNTADPLTGAVVPPIYQVSTYKQDGVGGLRGGYEYSRSANPTRTALEENLAALEGGRRGLAFASGLAAEDCLLRTLLAPGDHVVIPNDAYGGTFRLFAKVVQRWGVDFSVANTSDIDSVRDAVNDRTKLIWVETPSNPLLGITDIEAVAGVARQAGVKLVVDNTFASPYLQQPLALGADVVVHSLTKYMGGHSDVVGGALVTADEALGEELAYHQNAMGAVAGPFDSWIVLRGIKTLAVRMDRHSENAAKIVEMLTQHPKVTQVLYPGLPEHPGHEVAAKQMRSFGGMISFRVEGGEEAAVEVCNRAQLFTLGESLGGVESLIEHPGRMTHASVAGSALEVPADLVRLSVGIENVDDLLADLRQALG, from the coding sequence ATGAGCGACCAGCACTCTCACCAGAACTTCGAGACCCGCGCGATCCACGCGGGCAACACCGCCGACCCGCTGACCGGCGCGGTCGTCCCGCCCATCTACCAGGTCTCCACCTACAAGCAGGACGGCGTGGGCGGGCTGCGCGGCGGATACGAGTACAGCCGCAGCGCGAACCCGACCCGTACCGCCCTGGAGGAGAACCTGGCGGCCCTGGAGGGCGGCCGGCGCGGTCTCGCCTTCGCCTCCGGTCTCGCCGCCGAGGACTGCCTGCTGCGCACCCTCCTCGCCCCCGGCGACCACGTGGTCATCCCGAACGACGCCTACGGCGGCACCTTCCGGCTCTTCGCCAAGGTCGTGCAGCGCTGGGGCGTCGACTTCTCCGTGGCGAACACCTCGGACATCGACTCCGTGCGGGACGCCGTCAACGACCGTACGAAGCTGATCTGGGTCGAGACCCCCTCGAACCCGCTCCTCGGCATCACCGACATCGAGGCCGTCGCGGGCGTCGCCCGCCAGGCCGGCGTGAAGCTCGTCGTCGACAACACCTTCGCCTCGCCCTACCTCCAGCAGCCGCTGGCGCTCGGCGCGGACGTCGTCGTGCACTCGCTCACCAAGTACATGGGCGGCCACTCGGACGTCGTCGGCGGCGCGCTCGTGACGGCCGACGAGGCTCTCGGCGAGGAGCTCGCGTACCACCAGAACGCGATGGGCGCGGTCGCCGGGCCGTTCGACTCGTGGATCGTGCTGCGCGGCATCAAGACGCTCGCGGTGCGCATGGACCGCCACAGCGAGAACGCGGCGAAGATCGTCGAGATGCTGACCCAGCACCCGAAGGTCACCCAGGTCCTCTACCCGGGCCTGCCCGAGCACCCGGGCCACGAGGTCGCGGCCAAGCAGATGCGCTCCTTCGGCGGCATGATCTCCTTCCGCGTCGAGGGCGGCGAGGAGGCGGCGGTCGAGGTCTGCAACCGTGCACAGCTGTTCACGCTCGGTGAGTCGCTGGGCGGCGTCGAGTCGCTCATCGAGCACCCGGGCCGCATGACGCACGCGAGCGTCGCGGGCTCCGCCCTGGAGGTCCCGGCCGACCTGGTCCGGCTCTCCGTGGGCATCGAGAACGTCGACGACCTGCTCGCGGACCTCCGCCAGGCCCTGGGCTAG